The following is a genomic window from Anticarsia gemmatalis isolate Benzon Research Colony breed Stoneville strain chromosome 22, ilAntGemm2 primary, whole genome shotgun sequence.
ACTACGATCTTCAATTTCTACGATTACTATTCGATTTCCACAATGATTCTTGCTAACTGATTTTGCTTTATTCCTGCTTTACTTTCCGAGTCTATCAGGGTTAGTATAATTAAAACACGTATAAGAGAGTTGAACTACAGTACAACAACGGTTACTCGACCGTAGCTCCCCATGTGCGTGCCTTATCGAGCTGCACACGTAATCCTAGCTATTtacattctaaataaaaatacctgcCTTTTTACTACGAAATAATCTCAAACACGGCAAAGAAAAACTAGCAGTAGTTAGAAAACCATTATAGAAATACGACCAAAACTATCTAGGTTTTATGCAAAGATGGATAACACTGCAGCAATTTATTGCTGATGTTTAAAAACCAGCGATGTACATAATACATATCTATATCTCCCAATAACATTCTACATCATAGACGTATTGTCTAGAAAAACATCTTATTCAAACAAGTGGCTAAACGTAAACAATTGTACCTGATGCAATCAACGTGCGACAGAGATAGAGCATACGAAAACACGCGCGTGTGAGCAGGACAGAGCTAAATTGTTATTGCCTTAATGACATGACAAGTTTTTTGTTGAGTTCCACCTGCACATCGGTTTTATTATTACTGGATGGATGGACAGGATTCCGAACAATGAAAATACAGTGGAATTTGAAGATATTTCCTTTGTTAAACACTAGTTTTATAGCTATCCATCAAGTTGTTCTTGAAGGATTAAGTTACAAATCAGAGCAAGTCAATTAGACCTGCAATTTGCATCTAAATATAGTTTCCGTGCCACAATCCGATTAAGCGGAAATCACAGATTCGTTTTGGTTCCTAAGAATAACTTTACGCGATTCTAACAAACAAACCTGAACTGAATATAAAACGATTGGAGTCTAGCATGAGACTTTTTCGAAGGAATCTAAGGATGGAATTAGAAAAATTGAAATAGAATCTAGAATGTTTTAGTTGACATTGCACTACAGTTTCGGCTTTAAGTACATTGTAATataatggaaaaaaaaaacagtactaAAATGTGCTCATGTTGTACTTCACCTAAATAGGTACTCAGTATCTGAGAATGCAGGAATCGAATTCGGGTAGACCTACTTGTGTTGTTAATTTATAATCGAAAGCAAATGTACGTCTACTCATTTGTGTAGGTAACTACCAAAAATATCCTTCCTGCTTCAAGCAAAATCAAATACAATGTCAGACCTTGATTTTATCTTCTTCATCTTCACCTATCTACTGCAACTTATTCCTGCATAAGGTtcaagtaacatttttttttccacTAGACCATTTTCCTGCAATTTCTTGTGCCCTTTATTTCCTTATCGGATCGTTAATACGTGTGttgcattaaataaaaactaatatacATTTCGGTGATGCATGACCTAACCGGTCGGCCGCCCTTCCTAGCTTGATACGCCTCAGAAAATCTACCACGATAGCTgaacatagaaaaaaaacaccAATCATTTAGCTATACATTGACTACTTTCTACACGCAACTTTCCTTGAATAGTAAACCAACAAAGCAATGGAAATTGATTCAAGTTTTTTGGTGTAAGTAACCTATTTCGTATTACCTTAGATAGCTTACATTTTTTGCTGTAATAAACTATTGCAGAATAGTAAGACGCGTTCCACGGCACATTGCTGGGTATTTGCCCGCCATATTGCTATTACAGGCATTTCCCGCCAAATGCGTGGTCCTGTGACGGGATGTGTGTTTTATGGCAAAAAGTGTGTAACAGGGCGTTATACTGCACTCGTAATAGACATTAATCGACGTAATACTTGCAGTTAGAACCTTTGCTAATaaaatttccatttaaaataaattacttaatggTTTTGTAACGCATTCTGTAgtaatgaataaactaattaaacgtAGCAGTTGACAGCTGACTAAAATGATTTATTGTCCAATTATGATGGAGACTTTATCACACTTATCTTTAAATactgtattaataataatttactaacaGGCAGCTTGAATTTACGGCTATATAGCTCAGGCCTGAAAGAAACTGAGATTAACACACGAGTGAAATCGAAGGCATTTAAATAATCAAGACCTTCCTGCCACAAAATCTGATATTATAGATTTAAGAAAACTGGATCaaaaaattgatttgatttgaaaattgatCCTGAACTATTCGCATTGTATAATTATTGGTGAGCGTTTCGACCAGCCCCATGAAAACATCACACACAAAGATATTCgtttctaaattaattatgtCTGCCTCAGACCATGTTCCTACGTCAAGAAAGTCCTTGTCACGCAACTAGATGTCACAAGTAGTCACAAAACTGCGCAACCTCTAAAATTAAtaggatttaaaaataatgaagcaACAAAAAAGGCATCTGAAAAACTCATTAATGTTCTATTCTCACTTCAATGTTAGCTCCGTAAGTATGTGATAAATTGCACAAAAAATCTCGTAGAATACCTACCTAAGctactttaatattatgtaaatatgatgAAAAATGTCTTCATTAGAAGGCGAGCTGCCAATTGAAGTCACCCACGCAAACTGCATTGCTGATTTCCATTGCCTAGCTAGTACGTTGTCGAAAAAGTAaagaataacaattaataaataaataaggtatttaGGTACCCGTATCTACTTATAAGGCTTTTTTTGTAAGaagttacataatttatatttgtcaGAATAAAATCCATTCTTGAAAACTAATTACACTTTTAACTAAGTAATTAGTTTTAGCGTAATGATTCAGGTTTCACAAAGAAATAGGTAGGTACGCACTTACCAGAGGTTACATCACTGGAATACAATAAAAGCCTTTTCCCAAATTGTGCTAAAgtgctattaaataataaaagaaaaactcgTTCTACTGTGACTTTTTTACATACAACTTATgcttgttttagtaaaattatgctaagtactaaataaaaaacattttcattaattcTGTAACCGACGATGCCTAGAAAATGTCAAATGTGGCGCGAACTTCTTAATGTTGCtacattttatgaattttaatttaacaaggGATTTCTAAACCTACCTATGCGTCAAAACTTAAAACCTATTTCATacgtcataattatatttaaaatgtatttttattcatttaatactTTCCGAATGAATCTAATctcattattttacattattgaaTAACACAAACTATTAAAACACTCACAAGATTACTGTAAATATATTGAAGTTGGTACTTATTGAAAAGAAGTTgcattaattttaacaaattaaatagttaaaaagcGGCAACACTGGACCCTGACAGGTGTTTACGCGCCAAACAACAATGGTTGCTGGCGAAAGTATCTAACGTTTGATAAGTTTTTCTATACAcgttttttgataaattttactgGACTTTTACTAAATTACGAGtactaaaaattaatataacgtCTACAATAGTTGAATCCAGTATAATATGAGTTATAACTGTAGGAAACTAGATAAAAAATTGATTATGTAGCGAGGCTACATCGTTGTTCCGTTGATGTGCAGTGTCCGATATcgtgttttattgttaattaaggTCAGTAATTAGGTCAGAGAGATGGCCGCGACAACTCCTAGGCGTTCCTCTCGGATTCCTCATACTCACACGCCGAAAATGTCGGAGAGAAAGAAGGGGTTATTTCAAAGTGAGGAGATGGCTTCCCGGGAGTCTTTGACGACGCACCGAAGATTGCCGGTGGTGGATAGCGAGAGTGACAGCGAGGACTGTGACCTGGGCATCATCAGCACCCTGGATTCCAGTTCTGGAGATGAGAATGACCAGAATGTTCCGAAGACGCCAGAACGCAGCCTATGGCGTAAGTATTTGTATACAAACTCTTTgaactttttaaaacatataaagtatataaataacagTGTGTACAACAACCAGTATGTTATTGGAGGTCTTCATGACATGTGATGGTAACTTTCCATTGGCAACAAGTTGTCCCAAGGTcctttttgttaagtttttatatCCTTATATAAAACCTAACCTTGCGAAGTTATACATGGTGTATTAAACCTTTTTAGTCTACCAGACTGTTTATAAGACAAACTTTATTATTGATAACCCTGTTCACTTTTCATGAATGGATTACTAatactgattattataaaataatatactgtaGTTAAGTTAACTTATTGCAGACCATAATATATACTTTCAACTCATAAACTTGTTTATAGAGCAAGAATGATAGTAACTAGccaaattaattgtaaattaattaataattaattaattcataatatatgtatctagCTTTTTATGTGTATGTGAATGGAAGTAAACAATTTCAGTCCCATTCTTAACAAAATGCACATACTTTGTCTTTGAACAATTCTACAATCATTAACTCAATTgcattttacataaacaaaatattaattaacttataacTATTACAAATGACTTTGTTCTACATGTATCTTAAAAATGGCCCCTAAACATCCTTAGGTCATGTAATCATTTAGAATTGAGGTCAATATACTTTAGTCTGCTTGATAAAATCATTGTTGATGAAATAGTATGAGACATTGCAtgttcaaagaaaattataggGATCATAGCAACTTGAGTTTTTTGGTCTCTCTCtctctaaaaatataattatgtaattttgtctACAATATGAAGCATGTTATcttcaatacaaattattttcagtgAGATTCCGAACTAGTAAAGACCCAGTAGTATTTTAGGACTCACTACACTACTGTAAAATATTCTGATTAACATTTTCTGGGTCTTACTCAGAAAAGTTTGACCCAAAAAAGGCTTTATTGCAGTTGCTTGGTGATTTTCACATTTTCTGAATCTTACTAAGAAAAACTAGACTAAAAGAAGACTCTTTTGCACATAGATGTATAATTAAATGCATAGGTACCTAGTTATCTTGTGTTTAGTGAGCCCTTAGTTATCTGATGATGCAAGTAGAGTAAGCTTAGTGTAACtaggattttaaaattatgatttagaCCTTACACTCActaaatgctttatttattcTGCCATACACAAAAATGAACTAGTTCTCAATTTAACTATTTGATTCAGAAGAATATTCAAGTGTGAAgactataaataagtaataactttTGTTGAACTATaacattaaacttatttatcattattaagcTGAGCTTATCAGTTATATATTACAGTTGCATCTTTTTATccaaaacacaaacaatttattcaaatcaacTGTATTAACTTACCTACTtgttacttgaaaaaaaaagtttaactatgcaaaagtacataaacatagtaataaagtagtaattataatatattaacaaaatacattgtatttaaattaagacattcacaaaattaattatgattatatcCATATTTATGCACTaaaacttacattattttatctacAGATGAAACAAGAAGTCAGACACGTAAACTGTTGAAAGAAAACTATGATTTGAAGAGCTTCATTAAATCTCCATTTACACTAAAGAAGTACCAAACACGATACTGTCCGGATGCAAAATGTACGGGTTCTATCTCAACCCCAGCTACTCCGCACTTAAACAACCACCCTGGGACTCCATCTTCAACTCACTCCTGTGCAAGTGTCCATACCACATCGTCTACTTCAAGCAGGGCCCGCAAAAGCTTGGCCAGTCTCATTGCAGACACAGAAAGCTGCAGCAGCTCTCTAAAAGACCTGAATTTCGACACTGATTCTGGCACAGACTCGAAAGAAAACACACCAACTAAACCGAGGAGGTCTAGCCGAAAGAAAATGACGCCAAAACTGCAGAGTTTCAAAGGAGTTTTGCTCGAACAGAAGAAAAACATCACGCCAATGAAAACGGCTGTCGTTTGTTTGACAAAGATGGATATGAGTACGATGTTATCTCCCACTCAGATGCAGAAAACTCCTCACAATACTACTGAAGTGGCTTCCCCACCGAAATTGCATAGCCGTCGTTCTGTTATTGAGATTGGAGAGAGTCCAGAGTCAGCTTGTGATAGCGAGAAGAGTCACAAACGACTTCGCAACGATAGTATAACTGACAGTGGACCACATTCAAAGTACCCACGCATAGAAAATGCGCCTAAAGCACGTCTATCTTTGTTCAATAGTGATAGACTGAAGGAAATTTTATCAGCTAAGTCTTTCTATGGGAAAAGTAACCCTGAATTGAATACTAGTGTAACAGCTAAGATATCTAGTGCTATCGAAGCCAGCGCTACACATAGGCGTATGAGACACTCTCACTCTCACAGGCGTAAGAGGAAACCGGGCCAGATTAACTCGGGAGTAAAACATAGGATCCGAAAGCCTAAAATCCATAAGAATAAGGTGACTAGGTACAATAATGTGTCTCTGAACGGTTCTATGCTGAATAGTACGGTTGTTTCTAATAAATCAGCCAGTATGAATGACACGTCGATGCTGAGTCAGAATTCATCTCAAGAGCTTGGAAatggtaagtaattatttatttttcatatgcCTATTAGTGTTCAATTTTGTGTCACAGTTTTTCAAGTCGCCTGACGGACTTTAACAAGCCTTTACTACTTTTATATGCTTGGATAAATCTGAAACCTACTACCTACACGCCGTCTAAACGCGTTAATGTTGCGGAGTCGATCAGCTCAAACACCACTAAGAGGCTATCCATTTATGATCAGTTACCAACCGGTTAGCGCAAATAGTCATTAGTGCTACTCTAGGCTTAAACCTTAACAACTCTATCACCCTTGAAAgagacctttgctcagcagcGAATACAATATAAAGGTCTTTTTTGGCTTTCAGATAAAGCAGACCCATTtgacaaagaaaaacaaacaatcgaAGCTCTCCTTAGTCAATGGACAGAGGAAGACGTGCCTGAATCAGAGCTGTCCTTCAACAGACCGGCTCAGGAGCTACCATGTTTTAATAGCACGGTTATTGAAGAGACTAACCAGATATTCCAGCCAGTAACCGCTGTGCCGGTCAATGTGGCCTCTCTGCCGCAAGATTCTGAAGCTGTGATTATAGAATTAGGAGGTATGGCACTTTTATTAGGcttacttttatgttttttttaatatccctttactgtcccacttcaGGACAAGGatttcctcccaaacgaggtaggggttaggccttgagtccaccacactggccaagtgcgggttggggactttgcatgcctacaataaatgtatacgatattttccttcaccgttggagcaagtgattattatttctaatacacacataacttcgaaaagtcattggagtGTTGCCTCGGATTTGAACCTgggaccacttgcgtgggaggtgccaacttaaaccactcggctattactgctCCTCACTTTTGTGTTATGCGGCTGAATTCGTATTTTACGACTTATAAATGCCGGAACGTAAATCTACGTGAGGCATAATGGATAAAAATGAGTTTCTGATggcaatatacatattatttgagAAACATTAAGACAATGACATGATGTTTTAATGTGATCCATCCGGATCACGATCACCGGATCCGGTCCAATATGCGCCTGGAACTTTTGAATTTGCGTTCATAGAACgttgtagcggctcgctacatacagcgacatctactgggaccagcgcgcaaccaaccaccacgcgcagtgtgactgacgtcacaagtcctgaatcgcgctatcgaagtttgcacggcaactgactatatatacaagtccCCGACTaaaacagtcgggcagcctaggcccaccaggcacgatcacctcgcctggtcggaggatcctccctttgtgtaggaggaacatgatcacctcgttcctccacagtggtgaccccgacgtgattggaagcagccttcacgaagatcagaccagcagcagcaaaccttcgcaccctcatcactcctcactcctacagcagcagtcgtacaactccagccagcatcttcggccacaccagggcattccacgaacatgtcgctcacgcacatgactggcataccctacggcctcagcggcatccaacctgggcatcatcgtcacgctactctgacgcacccagggcaccgcaacgcttcgtctcgactcaccgcagacaacaagcacctcgccccgactcactggggacacttcaccgcacaccgcacaccgcacaccgcacaccgcacctctccgactcactggagttagcggcatacagttccgactcactgggacttgcggcatacagttccgactcactgggactagcggcatacagttccgactcactgggactagcggaattcgagttccgactcactggaactcatcaatggcaggcactggagagactgactgacatgaagagaagatcgacctacggtctgagggggagtgatgtagcggctcgctacatacagcgacatctactgggaccagcgcgcaaccaaccaccacgcgcagtgtgactgacgtcacaagtcctgaatcgcgctatcgaagtttgcacggcaactgactatatatacaagtccCCGACTaaaacagtcgggcagcctaggcccaccaggcacgatcacctcgcctggtcggaggatcctccctttgtgtaggaggaacatgatcacctcgttcctccacaacgTCAAAACTAAGAGGATTTGTTACAGACACTAAAGCTGTGCCAAGAAAATTCTTATATAgcgaattatttaattatttttacgaatCATCAAACTATATCAAGACCACACTCCTTATAAGAAACAACTTCACAACATCAATAATCTTTTCAATTCCTCCCTAGGTCAAAAACCAGCCCTCCTGCCCTCAGGCATGGCTCCTCTCCCGCTCAGCGTATCTTCATCCCCTCTCCCTCAAGGAGTGGCCATCCTCCCGCAGACCACTGACGACGTCGTGATGACGGAGGCGGAAGGACATGTGGACAATCATGGAGATGTGCCGAAGAGTGGGCAGTTCTTGCCGGTGGAAGGTGGATATATACTGGTGGAGGAAAATGCTGTGCCTTGTGAGTActtctttatgttttatttgatttcgtTACTTTATTCAAATTCGAAGACCTTTTTGTTGTAGGGTTCATTAAAATGGCCTTGCCTACCTTTAtggaaaaatatatgattttaattgAGTAAATTGTCTTTAGTCcgtaaatagaaaattatgtaaCATTACGTTTGTCTGTTCTACAGTGCTATTATTGTAGAGTATGTAACAGGTACATAATTTATCTTTTACCACTGATAAGTTTTTTACCCATTGTAGCTTTGGAGACAATATGCATGGTtcccatttattattttacccCAACCCTTCACTTGTCACCTTGATGAGCAAACATAGTCTTTTCTCTAATAGAAAGAGAGACCTTGAGAAATTGCTACTAACAATACttgaactataataaaaatatgttttttttcccTTGTAGCCCAGGAAGAACTACCAGACTTGGACGAGATAGAACGCGAGTTACGTATGCTAGACGAGCAGATCCTCAAGATGGCGGAGACGAACAACATCAACGCTGAAGCTGTACTCGCATCTACTGAGACCGCCATACCTGCTGTTAACAGTCAGTATAACTGAATTACAtcaattactataatattaacaatagaATTTCCCTCTAAGACGTTTAGATAGTGAGAAGCGCTCAAAGCCAGTTACGGTCACCAATCGGTGAACaatcagtgtgttaagtaagCAACCCATGGCGgtcattctttagatgggtgaccgtatagtgatATTTGGCTTGACTAGAAagatatgttttcttttttttttgactgcctccgtggcgcagtggtttaggtcgccacgccgataccactgcaacgggaggtcgtgggttcgattcccacacgggacaattatttgtgcgatccacaaataattgtttcgggtctggttgtgctttgtgtccgttgtttgtatgtttgtaaaagtccccgcgacacaagagcaattcttagtgcgggagttgtctttttttttttaaaaacaaaaaaaaaaacaaaaaaacagttGCTTATTATGTTTCCCGCTACATACcaccatttttatttcttaagctTGTcgtcacgctatgactaataagAGTGAAGTatcaatatttcttttttatgaaaacggGAAACCTAAACTCAATGCTGACGAAGTCACGGGCGTCCGCTAGTCATGTTATAAAACTTCTACCTCATTTAATAAGTAGTGTCATTTTCAAAGTTCACaacattcatttgtattttttatatcttacttcgcgacctaaaaataaatgtctgacatgataacaatcttatgttaatattttactgaCAAATTTAGGATGTTTTGTCACTAACTGTCGCCGTCGACGTTGCATtacttatttttgaagatattttaatcTCGACTATGTTTTTCCGACTCTCCAAATGAGTATAACTAAAATGTAATGTGACAACAGTATTGATAAATCTGCGCTACCTTATGAACTATCAATGTGATTTTGAATTCCTTTAATGCGTAATAAGCCTACCTATTAGTTCTTTATTAAGCTTTTTGCTAGTAAGtaaataatccatactaatataattaatgcgaaagtaactctgtctgtctgttactccatcacgcctaaattactgaacctgcatgaaatttggtatggagatattttgatacccgagaaaggacataggctactttttaccctgggaaaatgacgcatttccatgggaaaattcaggtggcggtaaaagctagtaaattGATATGTTTTGAACAAGgcagataatatatattttttgtcaaaatccCTATAGAATAAGTACTTATTATCAGTGTGTAGTATTTTTCACCTTGTTTCAAACAATGGTATAATGAAACATTTCACAAtactaacataaataataagatttattactttattgtatttaaaactgCGTATGTaagttaaatgttaaattttaattaaatttattggaTAATTTAATATACCTTTCATGCAAGAGTTTAATATAAGAGGCTGTTTATGTTaatatagctgacccgtgcaacttcgcttgcgtcacatatgagatttccccgtttttgtaacatttttcgttgctaccccgctcctaatggtcgtagcatgatgttatatagcctaaagccttcctcgataaatggtatattcaacacaaaaaaaaaaatcaattcgcACTAgtgttcctaagattagcgcgttcaaacaaacaaactcttcagctttgtaatattggtataattaatataatgttattattattactagatctatatttataaatgaaattgagtAACAGCCAAACAGTTATCTCCGagcgtacatacataaaatgtcaTGTATATAACCTAATACTAAAGGTACTTTGGTGAACCCAGGTTCTGGGTTTAagaatattgaaaaacaaactTCATTTCATTAACCTCGtaataagtatttgaaatagtcgtGTTATGAATCTATAACCGTTTCGGAAATGCggaataattaaaaaaccttcctcaataaatggactattgaccatattcagatttttttaattcaaatattcctgagattagcgtgttcaaacaatcaaactcttcagctttatattattagtatagaaaagtAGACTTGTTTAATTTGAGTTCAATCATCatcaatttatgtttttgttataaaaaaataatggacTATTATTGATACACCTCTAAACTCTATTTGCAACTaatttgtgattattatttcatagatgTAACTACCGGGCAAGCTGCAGAGAAGGCTGACAAACCGAAGTTGTTCCCTATTTTCGACAAACCGAACCCCGGCATCGCTACACCAGGCACTAAAGGTAagcattaaataatatatattagcttagcctttgttccaaactatgtcggagtcggcttccagtctcactggatgcagctgaatatcagtgttgtACATGAAGctactgcctatctgacctccacaacccagttaccttggttataacacgatacccttaagcattaaataatatttgtattaaactaTCGTTCTACTATTATTATACTCACTTCAGTTTGTAAAATGTAGgtattgatgtttgttactcttttatacaaaaactacaGAAAGTTAAAATCATGTTATACAAAGGAAGATATGGgttataatttttgatattacTTCTAGTTTACTACAATatccattaatttatttataaatttagcttcaataaataatttgttatacgacGAGCACTCGCCGTAAATAATTCATATCTACTCGTAATTAGCTTTAAGTAATAGAATCAAACTAcaatattaatactttaaaattgatacttttatttcaatcgcgtttaagacccgtagACCGAGTATTTTCAGCTTATTATATCTTAAAGTCTTAAGTTTATGTACTATATAATAGGTAGATAATAACGACTATAACTTATACCGTTGTTGTTAAATTGTAGGTACATCAGAGAAAAACAAGAAGATATTGAAGACTGGTGACGATCAGTACGTCATTGACGCCGGTCAGAAGAAGTTCGGAGCCACACAGTGCGCGGAGTGCGGGACTATTTATCAGGTATGCTagttaaactaatataatattaagttagtACAAagctttgactgcctccgtggcacagtggtttaagccgccacgccgctaccgtcgcgtcgtgggttcgattcccacgctgtcgggtctggttgtacttggtatccgttgtttgtatgtttgttgaagtccccgcgacaaaaaaatgttaatacttAACTAAGGTAATGTTGCATGGATTAAAGAATTCGTGCTACACTTAAACTTAGCCGGCTAATACGGACTTACGAAATGTGTtgccataatttattttttgttacagaaaaGTGTCCAACTGTGTGATAATTGTATGGTTTTCGtaacaattatgtttattttccaGATCGGAGA
Proteins encoded in this region:
- the eco gene encoding establishment of cohesion → MAATTPRRSSRIPHTHTPKMSERKKGLFQSEEMASRESLTTHRRLPVVDSESDSEDCDLGIISTLDSSSGDENDQNVPKTPERSLWHETRSQTRKLLKENYDLKSFIKSPFTLKKYQTRYCPDAKCTGSISTPATPHLNNHPGTPSSTHSCASVHTTSSTSSRARKSLASLIADTESCSSSLKDLNFDTDSGTDSKENTPTKPRRSSRKKMTPKLQSFKGVLLEQKKNITPMKTAVVCLTKMDMSTMLSPTQMQKTPHNTTEVASPPKLHSRRSVIEIGESPESACDSEKSHKRLRNDSITDSGPHSKYPRIENAPKARLSLFNSDRLKEILSAKSFYGKSNPELNTSVTAKISSAIEASATHRRMRHSHSHRRKRKPGQINSGVKHRIRKPKIHKNKVTRYNNVSLNGSMLNSTVVSNKSASMNDTSMLSQNSSQELGNDKADPFDKEKQTIEALLSQWTEEDVPESELSFNRPAQELPCFNSTVIEETNQIFQPVTAVPVNVASLPQDSEAVIIELGGQKPALLPSGMAPLPLSVSSSPLPQGVAILPQTTDDVVMTEAEGHVDNHGDVPKSGQFLPVEGGYILVEENAVPSQEELPDLDEIERELRMLDEQILKMAETNNINAEAVLASTETAIPAVNNVTTGQAAEKADKPKLFPIFDKPNPGIATPGTKGTSEKNKKILKTGDDQYVIDAGQKKFGATQCAECGTIYQIGDPQDEHDHLVHHNATDVLRFNGWKDECIVDRSGTARCIRVRGGETGWKKVEQLLDRIVHPHLGYGNNLPKELIHTYTAYLYVDKKQIVGCLIVEPKLRAFKLIPGDPDCCSVEDYPVKCGVSRIWCHINHRRRGIAGRLLDCARASFLYGAALRVQDLAFSAPTTAGKAFATKYCGTENFYVYLD